One genomic region from Anopheles bellator chromosome 2, idAnoBellAS_SP24_06.2, whole genome shotgun sequence encodes:
- the LOC131212664 gene encoding short-chain dehydrogenase/reductase family 16C member 6, with amino-acid sequence MSTKGKPFSFDRTDPNPSRKTSSIRATVVDVVVFLLTSLGYILQAIYYQIVTVQKKDLSGEIALVTGGGGGLGRLLALRLIKLGAKVILWDINQEALDESVKLIQSLGGLCKGYKVDISNKNEVYKYAKVLQEDIGDVTLLFNNAGVVSGRALLDTPDHLIERSFNVNVIAHFWTTKAFLPAMLKHDHGHIITIASLAGHVGISKLVDYCSSKFAAVGFDEALRLELEHLGAQGVFTTVICPYFIQSTGMFDDVNSRWVPTLDSNEVADKIIEGVQRNDKYVIIPGYLRLMLAIKWVFPWGCNSGFLRRLVPDAAPQHSITPLSSPDCDKFNSTESPLSSDNNNTTKTTPLLVHRQYTGERVL; translated from the exons ATGTcaacgaaaggaaaaccgtTTTCATTCGATCGCACGGATCCGAATCCGTCGCGTAAAACATCATCGATCCGAGCAACGGTTGTGGATGTAGTAGTTTTTCTGCTGACGTCGTTGGGGTATATATTACAG GCTATCTACTATCAAATTGTTACAGTACAGAAAAAGGATTTGAGCGGCGAGATAGCACTAGTGACGGGGGGAGGCGGTGGACTGGGTCGTTTACTCGCTCTACGACTCATAAAGCTTGGTGCAAAAGTAATACTGTGGGACATCAACCAGGAAG CACTGGACGAATCGGTAAAATTGATTCAATCCCTCGGAGGACTTTGCAAAGGCTACAAAGTAGACATATCCAACAAGAATGAAGTTTACAAATATGCCAAAGTATTGCAAGAGGATATTGGAGAT GTGACATTACTGTTTAACAACGCTGGTGTAGTATCTGGGAGAGCTCTCTTGGACACTCCAGATCATTTAATCGAACGTTCGTTTAACGTAAATGTCATAGCACACTTTTGG ACAACCAAGGCCTTTTTACCAGCAATGCTGAAACACGACCACGGACATATCATAACGATTGCGTCTCTCGCCGGTCACGTAGGGATTTCAAAGTTGGTAGATTATTGTTCGAGTAAATTTGCTGCG GTCGGTTTCGATGAAGCATTACGATTGGAGCTTGAACACCTTGGCGCACAAGGTGTTTTCACAACTGTGATTTGTCCATATTTCATACAGTCTACCGGAATGTTTGACGACGTAAATTCAAG ATGGGTCCCAACACTCGACTCCAACGAAGTAGcagataaaataattgaagGCGTACAAAGGAATGATAAATACGTCATCATTCCAGGCTACTTGCGGCTTATGTTAGCTATCAAATG GGTGTTTCCTTGGGGATGCAACTCCGGATTCCTGAGACGATTAGTGCCAGATGCTGCTCCGCAACACAGCATAACTCCCTTGAGCAGCCCGGATTGTGATAAGTTCAACAGCACGGAAAGTCCGCTATCCagtgataataataatacgaCGAAAACAACTCCCCTGCTCGTTCATCGACAATACACAGGTGAACGTGTGCTTTAA
- the LOC131212663 gene encoding integrin beta-nu encodes MSTKRIISLLVMIAVLNTAFGQIARLLDPSKCFFQTNCIDCLDIDKDCAWCTDEFYEMRKSRCMPKHDLLISNCNASKIETNENYYFEEITHNAPHRDFDAEKLEAVQITPQKMRIRLGKLSSRSFSFKYKPANNYPLDMYYLMDLTWSMRDDKATLEKMGSELALALANLTANYRLGFGSFADKPAVPFIQTEPHRLANPCYSESDQCEPTYGFRHHLRITNDIESFIAQVKQSSVTGNIDNLEGGLDALMQVLVCENQIGWGNNTRKIVVVATDGWLHMAGDGLLAGIIRENDKQCHLSADGNFVDVLKYDYPSLEQIWRVLLRSKTAVIFAVTEEQESYYKRLRELMPEFTSVGRLQNDSSNILQLVKDGYREFVRRVEFTDNAPDYIDIRYTTDCGGMYTTPQPINRCENIEIGKEYRFNVEVRLLEYPKDLSVSDITVLIEEKLISNEAFELQINLRSTCDCEKNKNALELSELCSFHGDYVCGLCQCYAGWIGKTCECNLQNSLNRKELFEQCVAPTDKDELQSGPVCSDRGECVCGQCICNPGYTGDHCECTNCTIMNGMVCGGADHGVCACGKCSCYDSWRGDNCECSTETSTCKAPLSSALCSNHGFCDCGRCNCNETFFGQYCETKVGEQSTLCSHYEECVRCAVQTKNDLFCEDFDMRCREKIGLYKVDFVNTVNASHNCTFRFSHEENVCDYKYSYELIGNRLTLLKVQDIICKQVDLVTAGLTIAISIFVGGLMFLLCYQLKITYDDRRMFAKFEEEREQHTQYREQSPIYKSPISEFQVPPEMESTVL; translated from the exons ATGTCGACTAAGAGAATAATTTCGTTATTGGTGATGATTGCAGTGCTTAACACGGCATTTGGCCAAA TTGCTCGGCTTCTTGATCCGTCGAAATgcttttttcaaacaaattgcaTCGATTGCCTGGATATAGATAAAGATTGCGCTTGGTGTACAGATGAA TTTTATGAAATGCGTAAATCTCGCTGTATGCCGAAACACGATCTGTTGATATCGAACTGTAATGCAtctaaaattgaaacaaacgaaaattacTACTTCGAAGAAATTACACATAACGCACCACATCGTGATTTTGACGCAGAGAAGCTGGAAGCCGTTCAAATAACTCCTCAAAAAATGCGAATACGCCTCGGAAAAT TGTCTTCGAGATCATTTTCTTTTAAGTACAAACCGGCAAACAACTATCCTCTCGATATGTACTATCTGATGGATCTAACTTGGTCCATGCGAGATGATAAGGCAACACTGGAAAAAATGGGTAGTGAACTAGCCCTGGCACTGGCAAACCTTACTGCCAACTACAGACTAGGATTTGGTAGTTTTGCTGACAAACCAGCAGTGCCTTTCATTCAGACCGAACCGCATCGTTTGGCCAATCCTTGCTACTCAGAAAGTGACCAGTGTGAACCAACTTACGGGTTTCGCCACCATTTGAGGATCACGAATGACATAGAGAGCTTCATCGCACAGGTTAAGCAAAGCAGTGTTACCGGAAACATCGACAATCTGGAAGGGGGACTCGATGCTCTAATGCAGGTACTGGTGTGTGAAAACCAAATCGGTTGGGGTAACAACACACGAAAAATTGTGGTCGTGGCTACCGATGGCTGGTTGCATATGGCAGGGGATGGATTGCTCGCCGGAATCATACGGGAGAACGACAAGCAGTGCCATTTATCGGCGGATGGGAATTTTGTGGATGTTCTAAAGTACGATTACCCTTCGCTAGAACAAATTTGGCGAGTCTTGTTGCGGTCAAAAACGGCTGTAATTTTTGCCGTAACCGAAGAGCAAGAAAGTTACTACAAGCGCCTACGCGAACTAATGCCAGAATTTACCAGCGTAGGTCGACTACAGAACGATTCTTCGAATATACTGCAGCTGGTGAAGGATGGTTATCGGGAATTTGTAAGGCGAGTAGAGTTTACGGATAATGCCCCCGATTACATTGACATACGATACACCACAGATTGTGGTGGAATGTATACGACACCGCAACCAATCAATCGCTGCGAGAACATTGAAATAGGCAAAGAGTATAGGTTCAATGTAGAAGTGCGATTGTTAGAGTACCCTAAGGACCTATCAGTATCT GACATAACCGTCCTCATAGAGGAGAAGCTGATCAGCAATGAAGCCTTCGAACTTCAAATAAATTTGCGATCAACGTGTGACTgtgaaaagaataaaaatgcTCTAGAGTTAAGTGAATTGTGCAGCTTTCATGGAGACTacgtttgtggtttgtgtcAATGTTATGCCGGATG gATCGGAAAGACGTGTGAGTGCAACTTACAGAATTCTTTAAACCGTAAAGAACTCTTTGAGCAGTGTGTGGCTCCTACTGACAAGGATGAGCTACAGAGTGGCCCTGTTTGTTCTGACCGTGGTGAATGTGTGTGCGGACAATGTATTTGCAATCCAGGCTATACAGGAGATCATTGCGAATGTACAAACTGTACGAT CATGAATGGCATGGTATGTGGGGGTGCGGATCACGGAGTCTGCGCTTGTGGCAAATGTAGTTGCTATGACTCTTGGCGTGGTGACAATTGTGAGTGTTCAACAGAAACCAGCACTTGCAAAGCACCGCTTAGTAGCGCTCTTTGTTCTAATCACGGGTTTTGTGACTGCGGTCGTTGTAACTGTAACGAAACATTTTTTGGCCAATATTGTGAAACTAAAGTCGGTGAGCAGTCAACGCTTTGCTCGCATTATGAAGAATGCGTTCGGTGTGCCGTGCAAACCAAAAATGATCTCTTTTGCGAGGACTTCGACATGCGGTGTCGTGAGAAAATTGGCCTATACAAGGTAGACTTCGTGAACACAGTGAATG cTTCCCACAACTGTACGTTTCGATTTAGCCACGAAGAGAATGTTTGCGATTACAAATACTCGTATGAACTGATTGGAAATCGATTGACTTTGCTCAAAGTACAAGATATAATTTGCAAACAGGTTGATTTGGTTACTGCAGGTTTAACTAttgcaatttcaattttcgtcGGTGGTCTGATGTTTCTGCTTTGTTACCAATTGAAGATTACATACGACGACCGAAGAATGTTTGCGAAATTTGAGGAGGAAAGGGAGCAGCATACGCAATACCGCGAACAAAGTCCTATCTACAAGTCTCCAATCAGTGAGTTTCAAGTTCCACCAGAAATGGAATCAACCGTCTTATAA
- the LOC131208552 gene encoding microsomal triacylglycerol transfer protein isoform X1, whose translation MMKTCLSVAILLALTAYGDAFYVGIEERFSFSNVVHVGNARNATVKTGYHIRATVTVGAVWGDDETKLLKMKIVNPTVLSIPKNKAGHFEGTEKTFYALWNSGHIRSVNFLPSDVSIPVRNFKKGIAALLQYQLMDGTFEEDDPSGRCQAKYISHSSTRYQKFKSDCQYDAKRIEREEYPLRSSIKTSRSAEFTISSDGALQKMVSQDYVKYLLNAQNQFGAYYESIMRLDVEGNAHKIDVLEGSSLKDIMEQLDLDHDTLVTNAEHRSWCGNDQCEEIIEMFKLYKKSLLNDNIGKKESSSALVALVNVARSSTAEVLRRLLQSKTSSQFKGQLMDLLGATQTLASHNAAKPELKYESDEELFLSERYLQALAIGTRPRKEILEDLLEMAQKETKSEKFADSLIQCIASVTRRFALLEENTYESVTVRKVLSFFTERIKNCRNEACKLKYIRGLHNLKCPESADLLVNLAQEASSTVSVAAMKALRSFSVYLWNDEFRAKFEDIFFQVSKPYDSSARILALDILLDSKPNYLELAHLVQFLKSKDKAYELKQYLLQKLRLLAAQCSEFAVTLEKVIESDPSIKNYHVLGPRGLSTALSRTFSTNPSFNASLTSLQEMKGGVLKRGIVDLTLDVADERTSLFTLGLYTGGLSSFASNNGDDSDGSNDDEETIGGMELTVQGTVMRPLQFFNGKGELMGHVWSGTASEPTPAYQATTLLQDNEEVFPTHNGGTLKLTATGAISIDLNGQVSISLWSQKAKCKVEQNTAITMAGELRLDTLFGSSAVRFSANQEPKLHLSAALDFSGDAALCMQLSQPSSQLEQQFERSILLKGTTHPVIQKSSKTYHLNGLTHALNRKNSEMCNLIEKV comes from the exons ATGATGAAAACTTGTTTATCTGTAGCTATACTTCTTGCATTAACCG CTTATGGCGATGCGTTTTACGTTGGCATTGAAGAACGATTTAGTTTTTCAAATGTTGTTCACGTGGGAAATGCAAGAAATGCGACGGTTAAGACAGGATACCATATTCGTGCTACGGTCACTGTTGGTGCCGTTTGGGGAGATGATGAAACGAAACTCTTAAAAATGAAG ATCGTGAACCCAACAGTTCTTAGTATACCAAAGAATAAAGCCGGCCACTTCGAAGGGACCGAGAAAACTTTCTACGCTTTGTGGAACTCAGGCCATATTCGTAGTGTTAACTTCTTGCCTTCCGATGTCTCAATTCCGGTCAGAAACTTCAAAAAGGGTATCGCGGCGCTTTTGCAGTACCAGTTAATGGACGGAACATTCGAGGAAGATGATCCCTCTGGACGCTGCCAAGCAAAATACATTTCACATTCATCGACACGCTATCAGAAATTTAAAAGTGATTGCCAATACGACGCTAAACGTATCGAGCGCGAAGAATACCCACTGCGTAGCAGTATCAAAACATCGCGCAGCGCAGAATTCACCATTTCATCAGACGGTGCATTACAGAAGATGGTTAGTCAAGACTATGTCAAGTATTTGTTGAATGCTCAAAACCAATTTGGTGCATACTATGAATCGATTATGCGGCTCGATGTGGAGGGAAATGCACACAAAATTGATGTTCTAGAGGGCTCTAGTTTGAAAGACATCATGGAGCAATTGGATTTAGACCATGATACTCTTGTAACCAACGCAGAGCATCGTTCCTGGTGTGGAAATGATCAATGTGAAGAGATTATTGAGATGTTCAAACTATACAAAAAATCACTGTTGAATGATAACattgggaaaaaagaatcATCTTCTGCACTTGTCGCACTCGTTAACGTTGCACGCTCGTCCACGGCAGAGGTTTTACGACGTCTCCTTCAAAGCAAAACCTCGTCTCAGTTTAAAGGACAATTGATGGATCTATTGGGCGCTACACAGACGCTAGCCTCGCATAACGCTGCAAAACCAGAGCTAAAATACGAGTCGGATGAGGAGTTGTTTCTTTCTGAGCGATACCTTCAGGCACTGGCAATCGGTACACGACCGCGGAAAGAAATCCTAGAAGATTTACTAGAAATGGCCCAAAAGGAGACCAAATCTGAAAAGTTTGCGGACAGCCTTATTCAATGTATTGCTTCTGTGACGCGGAGGTTCGCTCTGCTTGAGGAAAATACTTACGAATCCGTTACCGTCAGGAAGGTGCTTAGTTTTTTTACCGAACGGATAAAAAATTGCCGGAACGAAGCATGTAAGCTAAAATACATACGCGGTTTGCATAATCTAAAGTGTCCCGAAAGCGCTGACTTGTTGGTTAATCTGGCGCAAGAAGCTTCCAGTACAGTTAGTGTCGCTGCTATGAAGGCCTTGCGATCATTCTCAGTTTACTTATGGAACGATGAGTTTAGAGCAAAGTTTGAAGACATTTTCTTCCAGGTGTCCAAGCCGTATGATTCTAGCGCACGAATATTAGCGCTAGACATTCTATTGGATTCAAAACCAAATTATTTGGAGTTGGCGCATTTAGTGCAATTTCTCAAATCAAAAGATAAGGCGTATGAGTTAAAGCAATATCTTCTGCAGAAGTTACGACTGTTGGCGGCACAGTGTTCAGAATTCGCGGTCACTCTGGAAAAGGTGATCGAAAGTGATCCCTCTATCAAGAACTATCACGTACTGGGCCCCAGAGGACTTTCTACTGCGCTAAGCCGAACGTTTTCTACTAACCCATCATTTAATGCATCGCTGACAAGCTTGCAGGAAATGAAAGGAGGTGTTCTTAAACGCGGCATCGTTGATCTCACACTCGACGTCGCTGATGAAAGAACAAGTCTTTTTACACTTGGCCTTTATACTGGAGGACTTTCTTCCTTCGCAAGCAATAACGGGGACGATTCCGATGGCtcaaacgacgacgaggaaacAATTGGCGGCATGGAGTTGACAGTGCAAGGGACGGTAATGAGGCCGTTACAATTTTTTAACGGAAAAGGAGAACTGATGGGGCATGTTTGGAGCGGAACGGCTTCGGAACCAACACCAGCGTACCAGGCGACAACGTTGTTACAGGACAATGAAGAAGTTTTTCCAACGCACAATGGCGGTACATTGAAGTTGACGGCAACTGGCGCTATATCAATTGATCTGAATGGGCAAGTAAGCATAAGCCTCTGGAGTCAAAAAGCAAAGTGTAAAGTGGAGCAAAA CACGGCCATAACTATGGCGGGAGAGCTGAGGTTGGACACATTGTTTGGCTCATCAGCTGTGCGATTTAGCGCAAACCAGGAGCCAAAATTACATCTTAGCGCAGCTCTAGATTTTTCCGGTGATGCGGCACTGTGTATGCAACTATCTCAGCCAAGCAGCCAACTCGAGCAACAGTTCGAACGATCTATTTTACTAAAGGGAACAACACATCCAGTTATACAAAAGTCTTCGAAAACGTACCATCTCAACGGATTAACGCACGCTCTCAATAGAAAGAATAGCGAAATGtgcaatttaattgaaaaagtcTGA
- the LOC131208552 gene encoding microsomal triacylglycerol transfer protein isoform X2, whose amino-acid sequence MKIVNPTVLSIPKNKAGHFEGTEKTFYALWNSGHIRSVNFLPSDVSIPVRNFKKGIAALLQYQLMDGTFEEDDPSGRCQAKYISHSSTRYQKFKSDCQYDAKRIEREEYPLRSSIKTSRSAEFTISSDGALQKMVSQDYVKYLLNAQNQFGAYYESIMRLDVEGNAHKIDVLEGSSLKDIMEQLDLDHDTLVTNAEHRSWCGNDQCEEIIEMFKLYKKSLLNDNIGKKESSSALVALVNVARSSTAEVLRRLLQSKTSSQFKGQLMDLLGATQTLASHNAAKPELKYESDEELFLSERYLQALAIGTRPRKEILEDLLEMAQKETKSEKFADSLIQCIASVTRRFALLEENTYESVTVRKVLSFFTERIKNCRNEACKLKYIRGLHNLKCPESADLLVNLAQEASSTVSVAAMKALRSFSVYLWNDEFRAKFEDIFFQVSKPYDSSARILALDILLDSKPNYLELAHLVQFLKSKDKAYELKQYLLQKLRLLAAQCSEFAVTLEKVIESDPSIKNYHVLGPRGLSTALSRTFSTNPSFNASLTSLQEMKGGVLKRGIVDLTLDVADERTSLFTLGLYTGGLSSFASNNGDDSDGSNDDEETIGGMELTVQGTVMRPLQFFNGKGELMGHVWSGTASEPTPAYQATTLLQDNEEVFPTHNGGTLKLTATGAISIDLNGQVSISLWSQKAKCKVEQNTAITMAGELRLDTLFGSSAVRFSANQEPKLHLSAALDFSGDAALCMQLSQPSSQLEQQFERSILLKGTTHPVIQKSSKTYHLNGLTHALNRKNSEMCNLIEKV is encoded by the exons ATGAAG ATCGTGAACCCAACAGTTCTTAGTATACCAAAGAATAAAGCCGGCCACTTCGAAGGGACCGAGAAAACTTTCTACGCTTTGTGGAACTCAGGCCATATTCGTAGTGTTAACTTCTTGCCTTCCGATGTCTCAATTCCGGTCAGAAACTTCAAAAAGGGTATCGCGGCGCTTTTGCAGTACCAGTTAATGGACGGAACATTCGAGGAAGATGATCCCTCTGGACGCTGCCAAGCAAAATACATTTCACATTCATCGACACGCTATCAGAAATTTAAAAGTGATTGCCAATACGACGCTAAACGTATCGAGCGCGAAGAATACCCACTGCGTAGCAGTATCAAAACATCGCGCAGCGCAGAATTCACCATTTCATCAGACGGTGCATTACAGAAGATGGTTAGTCAAGACTATGTCAAGTATTTGTTGAATGCTCAAAACCAATTTGGTGCATACTATGAATCGATTATGCGGCTCGATGTGGAGGGAAATGCACACAAAATTGATGTTCTAGAGGGCTCTAGTTTGAAAGACATCATGGAGCAATTGGATTTAGACCATGATACTCTTGTAACCAACGCAGAGCATCGTTCCTGGTGTGGAAATGATCAATGTGAAGAGATTATTGAGATGTTCAAACTATACAAAAAATCACTGTTGAATGATAACattgggaaaaaagaatcATCTTCTGCACTTGTCGCACTCGTTAACGTTGCACGCTCGTCCACGGCAGAGGTTTTACGACGTCTCCTTCAAAGCAAAACCTCGTCTCAGTTTAAAGGACAATTGATGGATCTATTGGGCGCTACACAGACGCTAGCCTCGCATAACGCTGCAAAACCAGAGCTAAAATACGAGTCGGATGAGGAGTTGTTTCTTTCTGAGCGATACCTTCAGGCACTGGCAATCGGTACACGACCGCGGAAAGAAATCCTAGAAGATTTACTAGAAATGGCCCAAAAGGAGACCAAATCTGAAAAGTTTGCGGACAGCCTTATTCAATGTATTGCTTCTGTGACGCGGAGGTTCGCTCTGCTTGAGGAAAATACTTACGAATCCGTTACCGTCAGGAAGGTGCTTAGTTTTTTTACCGAACGGATAAAAAATTGCCGGAACGAAGCATGTAAGCTAAAATACATACGCGGTTTGCATAATCTAAAGTGTCCCGAAAGCGCTGACTTGTTGGTTAATCTGGCGCAAGAAGCTTCCAGTACAGTTAGTGTCGCTGCTATGAAGGCCTTGCGATCATTCTCAGTTTACTTATGGAACGATGAGTTTAGAGCAAAGTTTGAAGACATTTTCTTCCAGGTGTCCAAGCCGTATGATTCTAGCGCACGAATATTAGCGCTAGACATTCTATTGGATTCAAAACCAAATTATTTGGAGTTGGCGCATTTAGTGCAATTTCTCAAATCAAAAGATAAGGCGTATGAGTTAAAGCAATATCTTCTGCAGAAGTTACGACTGTTGGCGGCACAGTGTTCAGAATTCGCGGTCACTCTGGAAAAGGTGATCGAAAGTGATCCCTCTATCAAGAACTATCACGTACTGGGCCCCAGAGGACTTTCTACTGCGCTAAGCCGAACGTTTTCTACTAACCCATCATTTAATGCATCGCTGACAAGCTTGCAGGAAATGAAAGGAGGTGTTCTTAAACGCGGCATCGTTGATCTCACACTCGACGTCGCTGATGAAAGAACAAGTCTTTTTACACTTGGCCTTTATACTGGAGGACTTTCTTCCTTCGCAAGCAATAACGGGGACGATTCCGATGGCtcaaacgacgacgaggaaacAATTGGCGGCATGGAGTTGACAGTGCAAGGGACGGTAATGAGGCCGTTACAATTTTTTAACGGAAAAGGAGAACTGATGGGGCATGTTTGGAGCGGAACGGCTTCGGAACCAACACCAGCGTACCAGGCGACAACGTTGTTACAGGACAATGAAGAAGTTTTTCCAACGCACAATGGCGGTACATTGAAGTTGACGGCAACTGGCGCTATATCAATTGATCTGAATGGGCAAGTAAGCATAAGCCTCTGGAGTCAAAAAGCAAAGTGTAAAGTGGAGCAAAA CACGGCCATAACTATGGCGGGAGAGCTGAGGTTGGACACATTGTTTGGCTCATCAGCTGTGCGATTTAGCGCAAACCAGGAGCCAAAATTACATCTTAGCGCAGCTCTAGATTTTTCCGGTGATGCGGCACTGTGTATGCAACTATCTCAGCCAAGCAGCCAACTCGAGCAACAGTTCGAACGATCTATTTTACTAAAGGGAACAACACATCCAGTTATACAAAAGTCTTCGAAAACGTACCATCTCAACGGATTAACGCACGCTCTCAATAGAAAGAATAGCGAAATGtgcaatttaattgaaaaagtcTGA